The proteins below come from a single Xyrauchen texanus isolate HMW12.3.18 chromosome 3, RBS_HiC_50CHRs, whole genome shotgun sequence genomic window:
- the spag7 gene encoding sperm-associated antigen 7 homolog: MADLLGSILSSMEKPPTVHNKESRKKAKEQAARLKKMEEDEKRKKTEFRKKMEKEVSNFIQDSTLKKKKYNPMGKIERSILHDVAEVAGLSSFSFGEDEESRYVMLFKKEFAPSDEELEAYRNGEEWDPQKAEERRRLKEQAALEMEADSHTQKRPASPNSNYRDKYSHLIGTSAAKDAAHTLQANQAYGCVPVANKRDTRSIEEAMNEIRAKKRLKKGEEEGAGSGSC; this comes from the exons ATGGCGGACCTCCTGGGCTCGATTTTGAGCTCGATGGAAAAACCACCAACCGTCCACAACAAAGAAAGCCGAAAGAAAGCTAAAG AACAAGCAGCCAGACTGAAGAAGATGGAGGAGgatgagaagagaaaaaaaacagaatttaggAAAAAG atGGAGAAGGAGGTGTCAAACTTTATTCAGGACAGCACACTGAAGAAGAAGAAATATAACCCAATGGGCAAGATTGAGAGAAGCATACT GCATGATGTGGCCGAGGTGGCTGGATTGTCGTCTTTTTCCTTTGGTGAGGATGAAGAGAGCAGATATGTCATGCTGTTCAAAAAG GAGTTTGCCCCATCAGATGAGGAACTGGAGGCGTATCGTAATGGTGAGGAGTGGGACCCACAGAAAGCTGAAGAGAGACGCAGACTTAAG GAACAGGCTGCATTAGAGATGGAAGCAGACAGTCACACTCAGAAGAGACCAGCCTCACCCAATTCAAACTACAGAGACAAATACAGCCATCTGATTGGCACATCTGCTGCTAAAGATGCCGCCCATACACTTCAAGCCAATCAGGCATATGGCTGTG TCCCTGTGGCCAATAAGAGGGACACTCGCTCCATCGAGGAAGCCATGAATGAGATCAGAGCCAAAAAACGTCTCAAGAAAGGCGAGGAGGAAGGAGCCGGCAGTGGCAgctgttag